The genome window tttttcttgaaggaaatgcaaatgcagaggaaaaaaaaaaaaaaaaaaatattgtgACTTTTCTGGAACCAAAATCTGTCCATTTGGAAACCCAGTCACGTGTGTCATATCGTGAGTCCCTTGGTAACTTGGTAATACTTCATGAACAAGCGTGTGACGCTGACATTCTGGGTATATTATGGGGATATTTTCCAGTCTATTCTAAGGGGGAGTCAATTCTTGCTGATAAGATACGAGGTTACCTGTACAACAGGTGCTGTACAACGTGATGGGGGCTAGCCATTTGTCATCGCAAAAACTGGTGTGTTTTATCAGCAAAACTGTATGTACATATTTGTAGGTGTGCTAAGGCAAAATGTAtccttttgttttcttgtcCTGTTATATAGTAAATTCGGTGCATTTCGGCGGCAAAAGTGTCAGGGATGATGTcattacccggatatttgatttttttggGAAGGGAAGGGAAGTTTATGGTCACGTGAGGTAGGGCAGGGCTAGGGCCAGGGCCCGGGGCATACGTTCCTGAAGAGTGCTTCCCTATTACTCAGTGGTGTTTGAAGCCTGGAGATGGGCCGACTGTTGTATTTAAAGCGGTTTTGCTTGCCCCTTTTACTCATGGCAATAGCAAGATAACTCTCGCAGGACTGGCAGGTGTCCCGTATAGACGGGAAAACCTGTAGTAGCTAGTATGATTCAAGAGATCGCACGCCCAGGATCGGGGCAACTCACTACCAAATCAATGGTCAATCGCTTGGCTCTAGGGCAGGTGCCAGCTCCAGTGTCAGTGTCAGTTACACTTCCAGGGTCCTTCGTCTCTCTATATATGTCCGGGTAACCTGTTGATGTATATCGAAAGcactttctttttccctGAACATGGCTGGGATAGATGCTAATAAAAGCCtatattgtattatatatatagtttaAACTAAGGTTTGATCAATTGAAATGTGATTTATGGAGGCTCAAAGGATCGAATAGTGAGCTAGAAACCgtgaaaaggaaatatatTGTAGTACCGGTAATATGACATCTACGGTGAAATTGCAAAAAGCGATTGATAAGGCGACAGATGCAGGATTAAGGGCCGACAATTGGGGATATCTCATTGAGGTATGCGACTTGGTGAAGTTGGATGCTGAGGAAAATGGGGAGTTTGCTATGAACTTGATTGAGGATAACCTTTTAGGTAGGAATGCGAATGTTATACTTAGGACGTTGTCTCTTGTGGTAGCTTTGGCGGAAAATTGTGGGAGTCGGTTGCAACAAGCGATTAGCAGCAAGCATTTTACTGGGattttgttcaagttgGTTGATGATTCGCGTGTGCACATCACTGTTAAGCGGGAGGTAGTTAAGACGGTGCATCAGCTAGCAGATTCGTTTAAGAATGATCCGTCATTGAAGTATATGCATGATCTAGAGAACAAGATAAAGATTACTCATCCGCAGTTATTGTCTGAGCCGAGGGTTcctaagaagaaggagatgTCGCGGGATAAGGAGCAGgaggaagagaaggagTTGGCTGAGGCGCTCAGGCTCTCGTTGCTTGAGTTTGAAAAGAGTAATGGGAAGCCGAATGGGAGCGGAGCAGCCCCTATCAATAGTGGAGCATATCAAccgcagcagcagcagcagccgGAACAGCAACAACCAAAGCAGACTCCTACTACCATACGTAAAGTGAGAGCAATGTACGATTTCAAGGCTACAGAGCAAGACGAATTGTCGTTCAAGAAGGGCGATTTGATCTGCGTTGTGGAACAAGTTTACAGAGATTGGTGGAGAGGGACTTTGGGCGGACGTGTTGGGATTTTCCCATTGAATTACGTGACTCCTGTCACGGAGCCAACGAAGCAAGAACTGGAACTAGAGGCTCGTAAGGAGGGCGAAGTGTTTGCACAGAAAGATAACGTGGATAAGTTGCAGCGGAAACTAAGGGAAGCTGGCAATGCAGACGTGTCCCAAGACCAAGAGATTAATGAGTTGTATGGTTCCGTGTCGCCATTGCGTCCGCAAATATCGAAGATGTTGGGTAAGTACTCtcagaagaaagatgatCTTCTCTCGTTACGCCAAGTTCTAGCAAATGCCGAGATTACCTATAACCAATTATTGAGCAGAGCTTCTAATGCATACGCGGCACCAGCACCCCCTCCAACATCTCAGTATGCCTCGCCAGGCTATAGCATGTCAGCCTCATCTCAACAGCCGCTACAACCACCGGTTCAATCACCGGCACCAattcaacagcagcagcaacagcagcaacagcaacagccaatacaacaacagcaacaacaacagtaCCCATATGCACACCAGCAGCAAGCTTCTGTACAGCCTATGGGTCGTCCGGCCGGACAATCTGCCGTAGAGCCTCAGCAATACTCGAGACAATCTTTTGCATTCCCGCAAATGCCTAGCCAGGGCTACCCTCAAGCACAGGTTCCCCCGCAACAAAGCCTGCCTTATCCTCAAGCAACTTCTCCAGTACAACaaaatcatcaacaagTGCCACAGTACTACAATATCAACTCTACCGGCACTCTGCCAAATTGATCTTGTGTAATTTATGAACTTACCaaactaaactaaactaaactaGTTGTTGCATACTCGCCagaaatataaaatatcGCACGAGTCTTACATAGAGATAATCTTTCATATAGAATATGACACGCTCTAGTGCATGCAGTATCTGGTATATTCTCCTTTATTGCTCTTTTACTTATTCTGATTCTTATATATCTTTAAATCTGATGTTACCTTGTGCTAAGTGTCCCTTTTTTcccaaaaataatataaataaattTAAAGTTTAACTATAATATATAGAAAGCATACTGTATATCAGTATATCAACACATTTAATGACTTACTGAGAGGAGGACAGGAAGTATTGAAAGATTGAGAACCCTGTGGAAATAAATCTACTTTAGTATAATGTctaaatttgaagaaattgtcAGAGAAATCGTATTCGACTCGCCTCCAGAGGAGATACCTTTGGTTTATAACAACTTGCAAGTCCTAAGCAATGGAGACAGCAAACAAGAGATCATCTCCATCATTCAAGAGTTCAATGAAAAAGTCAGAGTGCCAGTAAAGTACGATGGTGAAAACTACGTGCTTAGTGAATACAATAAATCTGGAAGTAAGTATTTTGATCCAGTAAAGAAGGTTTTATTCTCAGTAGACCCAGTTTCTCGCGAGGTAAGCGACGTCGAAGAGTTACAAGAGCAGGAATTGGTGGCTACAGACGTTCAAGATAGCTTATATGGTGATTTATCAAAGTACGTCTCGAAGGCCTTCCCTGAAACTGCGGCTTACGGCGTTTTcaagacgaagaagagcGAGAACGAGTATGCGATCGTTATTGTGAGCAATAAGAAGAGCCTTGGCGACTTCTGGACCGGCAATTGGGTTTCTGAATACATCTATAACGCGGTCAGTGACAGTATCAGTGGGAAGGTCTCTGTTGACGCTCACTATTTCGAAGATGGAAACGTCCGTTTCAAATCCTCGGCTCCTctagaagaagagacaTCTACTTCTCCAGTGGTAAGCATCAAGAGATTCGAAAataactttgaaaagaacctCATCGAGAAGTTCCAGTACATGAATGAAACACAATTCAAGGGcttgagaagaagactACCTGTGACAAGAGCTAAGATCAATTGGGGACAAGGTATCGGTAACTACAGATTAGGTAGAGACGCAGCTCAAGGAACAAACTAAAGAGATTGAGATtatgaaaaaataaaaataaagggATAACAACACACTGCATAATCGCAAGCAGCGCGCTAAGTATCAATTCAGAACAACTTATATATCGTATACAATAAGAAGAATGCAAGTAGGGACATTCCTACCATTCGCCATATGTTATTTCCAGCGCTCATTGATCTTTGGAGCCTTGTAGACGAGTTCCTTACATTCAGGAATAGTTGGCCAAAAGTGTTCTGCATATTATCGATGAGGGAGCTGTCGACAGCAGCCTGGTTTCCGATATCCTCATTGATGTTTCTAAAAGTAGAAAGCTTGTTTGCTAGCTCATCTAAACGTTGGTTATTCTAAAGGTAGTAGTGTTAGTAATtctctgaagaagaagaagcttcGTATTGATTTAagacatcatcatcatcgcACATACCGCATTTTCCTGCTGGGAATACTTGGAATCTGACATGGTATATGGTGTTGGTGGGGCTGGTTCAAAGTATTCCAGTCGTGGTCATGTTCCCAATGTACAAAGTACTATTTTACAGCGATGGTGTTTTCTACGTTTGTAGCTCGCACTAACGATGCGCTGTGCTCTACACTTAAAGCTTGCTTGTTTACAAAATACGTTCAAAATGATATAAAAATACCAACTATCGGCTTCAAGATGCCCAGCTAGACACGCACTCATCATATATAAGATAAGATACAGACGGATACGAACGGCACAAGAGTGTACTACTACGATTGGGAAACCCACGACTTCTAATAATACTGTCTAAAATTCAGAGTAGATCTTGGTGTTTGTTAGTTTTCTAGTTTTCATATAAAATCAACGTTAGGCAACTGTTTTCATCTTATAAAAGGCAGTATTAGAGAGACCGTGTTTCCACACACGCATGCTCAGATACATGGACATGATCCCCACCTCTTCTGAGGTGAGTGAACGAGAAGAACTGGTTTCAGATCGAAACCACTAGCACCAATGCATTGTGTGTGTGAACTTAATTACATGTAATCTCTTGCTGATATTTCTATAATAGTCAGACCGAAAGTTATTCGCATTCCACAAGACTCCCATAATGGAACTAGGCATGTTCCGAGATGACTTGCCCTCGATCGCAAATTATAAAACATCattcagaagaaaacagcCAAAAGATACATGCGTTCacacaaaaaaacattGGAGAAATGGCAATATTCCACAGAATATAATCCTTCTCGAGTGTCCACTGGTATCTGCACGTACAGTGAGAAGACTGTTGCGTGTGGTTGTCTGTTTGAACCATTATTCAATTTCCAAGAAATGTTACTTAATGACATGCATCTCTCTATATAATAAACGGCGTTCATTGTACATCATCGCTCAGTATTTATACAAATGGGCGAAGAGCTCGATGcttttgtatatatatataagtacTGCCGtacgtttttttttcacgGGACTGTTCTGTTTCCCCCATTTTCCCGTTTTCCAGGGCTTCCTCTCTATCACAACATCCTTGCACCCGCCATATAACATCTAGAAAAGTATTTTTGTTAGTACACCACAGCAAGCTGTTTTTCTTGCGCGATCGCCAGCTTGCGGAGCGCACAGGCGTATTTCctcttttggaagaaaaactgTGCCAACACCCGTGTACCACATACAATACCGGTCCTTCAAACCTGTGACGCAACTCTTTTTCGCACACTCTTGCCCGAAACCGAGTGGAACGCTTCACCAATACTACCAAACACAGTGCTTGGTTTAGCAAGTTTCATCAAAGGTTTAGAATAAAATTGAGATTTAGCGTATACCAGTACTTGTTACTAGTATTAGAGGGTAGTGTTTATTAGACGTGTTTAAGCTATAGGATTCGTTACTACAGagcggaagaagaaccaagtGAAAAATGTCCACTGATTCTGTTGTTAAAGCTTCTAACTGGAGATTGGTCGAAGTTGGCCGTGTCGTTTTGGTCAACAAGGGCCAATACGCCGGCAAGTTGGCCACCATTGTCGAAATCATTGACCAAAAGAGAGTATGTTATTAAGCCATTAAAAGGGAATGCGAGTATGTGATAGAGTGGAGAAGAGAACCTGAGGATGTGTTATCTGTTAAAATCGATACGTTCGTATACTAgaggagaaggaaagatattatgaaagaaaaaaagcatGAGAAAAGCTATGGGTGATACTGAAGAGATAGACTAGTGAATTCGAATCGAATGTGCCACATACTGGCCCCAACCCCCCATCTATCGGTGCAAGTGCGCTCCCATTCCCACCCCCCAACCCCAAGCGTTTACATTTTTACTAACAAATCTAATCTGCAATAACTTTCACGTTGCTGCACGATTTTTCATCCACAGGCTTTGATCGACGGTCCAACCACTGGTGTCCCAAGACAAGCAATCAACTTGGGTCAAGTCGTCTTGACTCCATTGACCTTTGCTTTGCCAAGAGGTGCTAAGTCCGCTACTGTTTCCAAGAAGTGGGCTTCTGCCGGTGTCTCTGAAAAGTGGGCCGCTTCCTCCTGGGCTAAGAAGATTGCTCAAAGAGAAAGACGTTCTGCTTTGACCGACTTCGAAAGATTCCaagttttggttttgaagaagcaaaagagaTACGCTGTTAAGAAGGCTGTTGCCAAGGCTTAAATTCTCCCAAGAATTTGATCCTAACGCTACACAAAGCTTTTTTTATCCTTCTATGATTAACAACGCTTTCCCGCAATCCTTTTTCACCTCCCCTCAACCATATAATCTTTTGGGGCCAAAGTATGATGCATCCTCACTTTACACACATACAAATTTTTACAATAAAGTGAGGGTCTCCCTCATATCCAGTATATATTGTTATAGCAATAATATAATGTACATCTAAATTTACTCGTGTTTACACTGTGACACAAGAGATTTATTCACACTGTCTGCCTAATAGTcacacacaaaaaaaaaaaaaatactgccactactactactacgTTTCCAAACCCCCAACCGTCCCTCCGTTTCCTACCGTCTTCTTCGGTGATCCATCCCATCCCATCCTATGCCTTATGGCTTTTGCCTCAACGTTTCctaatttttcaagaaaagaaaggaaaaaattgCGAGACCGAGTTTgtaaataaaaacaatttGTATTTACAATTTTCGATGACTGACTACTACTTCTGATAGTTATAAAGCAGAGTTGAGAGAGACTGGTTCAGGTGGATCAAATAAGGGATTAGACGTTGAGTTTGAGACTTTGAATCCGTACAGTCGTtagtaattttttttttttgcagcACCAAAAAGTAGTGTCTTAAAGCAAGAAGATTTTATACCCGGGCGGTTGTTGTGTTGTActatttatttattgttttgttttgtttgggtgaatatttctttttcaaggaGTTTCTCTGATATAAACGAAGTTGAACGAAGTTTTGAACGAAGTGAACAACGGCTTTTGTTTAGCAGCACCACCAACTGAGAGTTAATCCGTTTAAGATTCGTCTAGGAGTACTGTGTGTGTACTTAATAAAAATTTGCCAGACCTTCGCTTAAGTTTTTACAAGCCACTATTAGGATTTACTAGggaataatataatatagtataCTATTGCCAACGGAAGGTAAcctcatcatcctcatcgtACAGAGAATTTTACTTTacatcaaataaaaaaacacatgTCGAGTTGGTTTCACAGGACATTTCTTGCCGATAGGCCGGCAGGCTCAAGGTTAGCCAATTTAGAGACTAGTTTTTCGCCTCAAGTTAGCATaagaaagttgaagaactaCCAGCCAACGGTTAGTGAGATTTGTCATTACGGGTTTTTAGGGAGCATTctatttttcactttcattGTCAATCCAGCAGCATGGATTTACAAGATATTGGCGTATTCGCTATTGATACTGCTTTGTATCGTTCCGGCTACAGGCcagttctttttcaatgcGCTCCCAGTGTTGACATGGTTGGCTCTATATTTCACATCATCGTCGTTTGATGCGACATACAGACCTCCTATCACGGTGAAGGTTTTGCCAGCTATCGAGACGATATTATACGGTGATAACTTGAGTGATATCCTTGCGACGTCTATAAATAAGCCGTTGGACATTATTGCATGGCTACCATACGGTATTTTCCATTTCGGGGCGCCATTTGTAGTTGCAGCGATTATTTTCCTCTGCGGGCCTCCAACTATATTGAGAGGCTATGCGTTTGCATTTGGTTACATGAACCTCTTTGGGGTTATCACACAAAACGTCTTCCCAGCAGCTCCACCATGGTACAAGATTCTACACGGATTGGCACCAGCTCACTATGGCATGCACGGATCCCCAGGTGGCTTGGGCAGAATCGACGAGTACTTTGGAATTAACCTATACACTTCCGGGTTCAGTAATTCTGCTGTCATTTTCGGTGCGTTCCCCTCGTTGCATTCTGGATGTGCTACCATGGAGGCCCTATTCTTCTCTTACGTTTTCCCCAAGTTGACTCCATTATTTGTGTTTTACGTTTGTTGGCTATGGTGGTCTACGATGTACTTGACGCATCACTACTTTGTGGATTTGATGGCAGGTTCAGTGCTTTCATTCGTCATTTTCcaatatacaaaatacTTCATTCTACCGCTGCCCGAAAAGGGTGTGTACTCCAGATGGTCGTATGCAGAAATTACAAAATTCAACATCTGGCAATCGGACCCATTATACGGTGCTCGTGCAGATGTAGAAAACGTTCCATTATCTGTGTTGGAAACAGATTTTGAGCTAAACTCGATGGAAAACTCTAATTCTCCATCTATTTTTGACGaaacatcaacaagatCAGCATCTCGTTCATCTATTACATCAGCAgataattttgaaaatgacCTACCATTGAGAGCTTCAACGGCAAAGCCcaataaacaaagaattgattgataGAGAGAGccatattttcttctttttttcccattattgtattttctccttctgTTAAGTTCAGAATAATGCCCCCCTTTTCATACCCAATCTTCTGACTCTAACGGAATTACACGTTTGGCTTCACTTTCGGTGATTataccattattattattactattactattactataACTATTACATttacacttttttttttgttattattataagGAAAACCACTCGATTGACCAAATCAATGTAAGATTAGTACCTACATAATATACCTTAATATAGAGATACCCATGCATACTTTTATTCATTTCTATTTTTATGTTTATGTTTatgtttatttttatttcatttttgttcttcatcttcaagcTGAGTCGATTGGACATATGTTCTgaattaatatatatgtagaCAGCTATATTTCCTTATTTACATGAAATCAATCATTCTTCAACGCTAGCGACCGTAAAGAAAATTCTAATGATTTATAATATACCCTGTGTTTAACTTTATGTTCATTGTTCAAAATGGTGTAGACTTGCTCTTGTTCAACGAAGAAACGTTTCCAGCAGCTCTTTCGAAGGATATAGGAATATCTAGTTTCTTGTCGGTGTTTAATCTGATTATGTTTGATCTGATAACTCTAGGATCCTTCTTTAGAGTTCTCAAAATTTCAGACTGCACAGGCGCAGACGAGTCGAATAACATCTGGAAGTGGTATCCTTGGAAATGCTGCTCTTGGTCCTTCTTTATAATCTTAGGTAACAGCTTGTTACCCATAGGTACAATTTTCCTCACAACACCTCTATTCTGAATAATCAATCTACCAATAGTAGTCGCTAGTTCCTTTGCTTCAGCATTGGCTGCTAATGGATTGCTCACACGAACAACGCTCACTAATTCATACAACATTTTGTAATTTTATCTATTCACAAGTATCACAAATTCCTGGTCCTATCGTCTATcgaaaaaattttcaacCCACAAATTAGCCTTCAGTAAATGATATCGGCAGTTTCAGATTATAAATCGAAGCAATACCCGGTCCATAGTCTGCTTTCTTTCACCTCTGTCTACCTACACTCTATTCAAATTTTGGCGAGATGAGaaagtttcaaaaaattACCAATAGATCGATAGACAAATTAGCTTCATGTAAGCCGGGTAACATAATatcctttccttttctttcctgATATTTAAAggaatataatataatattctTCCCTTCAtagatatatgtatatatatagtcaTATATTGAGCAGGAATACACCGCGAATATTAACCCTTTGAGCGGGGAACAAACGATCTTATCGATCGTTTTATCATATACTAATTGTCTTTTGTTTAATAAGGTAAAAATATAAGAGCCAAAAGTATAGAAGCATCCTTTAAAATGAGTCTTTTAACCTGGATATTTGGGGAAAATTTGACTCCTCAGGAGCGTATGAGAAAAGTATGTTGAACCAGCCACGTatcaattttgaaaaattgttCATATATGTTGAGATTGACTAACCTATTAATATTGTattatttcaatttcttttgtttaacTAGAACCAAAGAGCATTAGAAAGAGCCCAAAGAGAACTTGACAGGGAAAAGCGTAAATTAGAAGTGcaagagaaaaaattgATTCAAGAGATCAAGAAATCTGCGAAAAATGGACAAGTGAATGCAGCTAAGATTCAGGCGAAGGACTTGGTAAGAACAAGGAAGTATATTGAGAAATTCGGGAACATGAAAACACAATTGCAGGCCATTTCGTTGCGGGTACAAGCCGTTAGAAGTAGTGATCAAATGGCTATATCTATGAGGGAAGCCACAGGACTACTAGCGGGTATGAATAGATCAATGAATCTTCCTCAGTTACAAAGGATATCTATGGAATTTGAGAAGCAAAGTGACTTGATGGAGCAGAGACAAGAGTTTATGGATGAATCCATCGACGATGTTATGGGTGACGAGctagatgaagatgaagaagcagatgAAATTGTTAATAAGGttcttgatgaaattgGAGTGGACTTAAACGCTAAACTCCAGACTGCACCTCAAAATCTGGTGCAGGCCGAACAACCAGTAAGTGAACCTGCTAAGGCAGTTGCAGAAGCAATGGGGTCATCTGGTGGTGTGGCAACTTCTAGTGGGCCTACTACTGATGATGAGTTACAGGCTAGATTGAACAGCTTAAAACGTGGATAACTCTGGAGTTGCTCCATGCTTTTCAACTACATGAGTTTGTTTTCGGGTGAGTAGGCAGATGGGCAAATccagaaaggaaaaataacggtattattattattataattactTCTGTACTATCTTCCGACAAACGGCGCAGTAACAGAAAATAATAGTGTTTGAATTTGCGTGTTACATGCTTTTATACTTACTGTACTATTAATCCCTCTTTGACTAGATACTCATAAATTTGAAGTGCACACTCTTCAACTGACTGTTGATCAGTTCTTAAATGCAATTCAGGCGACACAGGAGCTTCATATGGTGCAGATATCCCAGTGAATTCTTTGATAATACCTTCTCTAGCCTTTTTATATAAGCCTTTAGGATCTCTTTGTTCAGCAACCTCTAATGGAACGTCAACATACACTTCAATGAACTTCAATTCACCTTCCTTGTGCAATTCTCTGGCCTTATCACGGTCAATTCTGTATGGCGAGATAAAAGAAGTAATAGCGATGGTACAACTGTC of Kluyveromyces marxianus DMKU3-1042 DNA, complete genome, chromosome 3 contains these proteins:
- the MRP17 gene encoding mitochondrial 37S ribosomal protein bS6m, producing the protein MLYELVSVVRVSNPLAANAEAKELATTIGRLIIQNRGVVRKIVPMGNKLLPKIIKKDQEQHFQGYHFQMLFDSSAPVQSEILRTLKKDPRVIRSNIIRLNTDKKLDIPISFERAAGNVSSLNKSKSTPF
- the MET14 gene encoding adenylyl-sulfate kinase — translated: MATNITWHPNLTHSERKELRKQSGCTIWLTGLSASGKSTIACALEQLLLNKGLSAYRLDGDNIRFGLNKDLGFSEQDRNENIRRISEVSKLFADSCTIAITSFISPYRIDRDKARELHKEGELKFIEVYVDVPLEVAEQRDPKGLYKKAREGIIKEFTGISAPYEAPVSPELHLRTDQQSVEECALQIYEYLVKEGLIVQ
- the HSE1 gene encoding ESCRT-0 subunit protein HSE1, which encodes MTSTVKLQKAIDKATDAGLRADNWGYLIEVCDLVKLDAEENGEFAMNLIEDNLLGRNANVILRTLSLVVALAENCGSRLQQAISSKHFTGILFKLVDDSRVHITVKREVVKTVHQLADSFKNDPSLKYMHDLENKIKITHPQLLSEPRVPKKKEMSRDKEQEEEKELAEALRLSLLEFEKSNGKPNGSGAAPINSGAYQPQQQQQPEQQQPKQTPTTIRKVRAMYDFKATEQDELSFKKGDLICVVEQVYRDWWRGTLGGRVGIFPLNYVTPVTEPTKQELELEARKEGEVFAQKDNVDKLQRKLREAGNADVSQDQEINELYGSVSPLRPQISKMLGKYSQKKDDLLSLRQVLANAEITYNQLLSRASNAYAAPAPPPTSQYASPGYSMSASSQQPLQPPVQSPAPIQQQQQQQQQQQPIQQQQQQQYPYAHQQQASVQPMGRPAGQSAVEPQQYSRQSFAFPQMPSQGYPQAQVPPQQSLPYPQATSPVQQNHQQVPQYYNINSTGTLPN
- the RPL14B gene encoding 60S ribosomal protein eL14 — its product is MSTDSVVKASNWRLVEVGRVVLVNKGQYAGKLATIVEIIDQKRALIDGPTTGVPRQAINLGQVVLTPLTFALPRGAKSATVSKKWASAGVSEKWAASSWAKKIAQRERRSALTDFERFQVLVLKKQKRYAVKKAVAKA
- the DID4 gene encoding ESCRT-III subunit protein DID4, whose product is MSLLTWIFGENLTPQERMRKNQRALERAQRELDREKRKLEVQEKKLIQEIKKSAKNGQVNAAKIQAKDLVRTRKYIEKFGNMKTQLQAISLRVQAVRSSDQMAISMREATGLLAGMNRSMNLPQLQRISMEFEKQSDLMEQRQEFMDESIDDVMGDELDEDEEADEIVNKVLDEIGVDLNAKLQTAPQNLVQAEQPVSEPAKAVAEAMGSSGGVATSSGPTTDDELQARLNSLKRG
- the CAP1 gene encoding Cap1p; its protein translation is MTRSSACSICIMSKFEEIVREIVFDSPPEEIPLVYNNLQVLSNGDSKQEIISIIQEFNEKVRVPVKYDGENYVLSEYNKSGSKYFDPVKKVLFSVDPVSREVSDVEELQEQELVATDVQDSLYGDLSKYVSKAFPETAAYGVFKTKKSENEYAIVIVSNKKSLGDFWTGNWVSEYIYNAVSDSISGKVSVDAHYFEDGNVRFKSSAPLEEETSTSPVVSIKRFENNFEKNLIEKFQYMNETQFKGLRRRLPVTRAKINWGQGIGNYRLGRDAAQGTN
- the AUR1 gene encoding inositol phosphorylceramide synthase, whose translation is MSSWFHRTFLADRPAGSRLANLETSFSPQVSIRKLKNYQPTVSEICHYGFLGSILFFTFIVNPAAWIYKILAYSLLILLCIVPATGQFFFNALPVLTWLALYFTSSSFDATYRPPITVKVLPAIETILYGDNLSDILATSINKPLDIIAWLPYGIFHFGAPFVVAAIIFLCGPPTILRGYAFAFGYMNLFGVITQNVFPAAPPWYKILHGLAPAHYGMHGSPGGLGRIDEYFGINLYTSGFSNSAVIFGAFPSLHSGCATMEALFFSYVFPKLTPLFVFYVCWLWWSTMYLTHHYFVDLMAGSVLSFVIFQYTKYFILPLPEKGVYSRWSYAEITKFNIWQSDPLYGARADVENVPLSVLETDFELNSMENSNSPSIFDETSTRSASRSSITSADNFENDLPLRASTAKPNKQRID